Genomic window (Saccharothrix australiensis):
TGCCCCACCCCGACGACCGCGAGCCGCCAGCTCAGGTCGAACAGGCTCCCGACCGGTGGCAGCAGGGCCAGCAGCCCGACCACCGTCACGGCCGTGCCCACCACCGCCACCAGCCACGGCCCGTAGCGGTCGGCCAGGTTCCCGGCCACGGCGGCCAGCGCGCCGACCCCCGCCACGAACACCAGCAGCGCGACCCCGACGTCCTCCGGGCTGCCGCCCAGCACGTCGGACACGAAGTACGGCACCAGCAGGAACGTCAGCCCGCCCAGCCCGGCGACCAGCAGCAGCGCCAGCACCGGCAGGCCGAGCGACCGCTGCCGCACCAGCCCGACCACCGGCCGCGACGCGGGCAGCCGCGCCCACCCCACCGCGAGCGCCACGCCGACCGCGACCAGCCACGGCAGGTCCTCGAACGCCAGCAGCAGCGCGGTGATCGCGCCGCCCAGCAGCGCCGCCTCCAGCCACAGGGCGCGGTCCGGAGCGGGCAGCCCGCGCCCGTCGCCGCGCAGCGATCGGAAGACCAGCCACAGCACCACGACCAGCAGCGGCAGCTTCATCAGGAACACCGACCGCCACCCGAACGCGCCCGCCACGACACCACCCAGCGGCGCGCCCGCCATCCCGCCGATCGTCATGATCGTCATCACGTACCCGACGGCGCGCCCGCGCTGCTCCGGCGCGACCGCCGCCACCACGACCGGCATGTACCCGGCGAGCACCAGTGACGCGGCGACGCCCTGCACCACCCGCCCGACGAGCAGCACCCAGAACGCCGGCGCGACGGCCGTGAGCACGCTCCCCAGCCCGACGCCCGCCATCGCCACGACGAACGCGAGCCGCACGTCCGCCCGGTCCACCCACCGCCCCACCGGGATCGCGATCGCCGCCATCGGCAGCGTGTAGGCGAGCAGCACCCAGGCCGTGGCCGACGGCCCGACGTCCAGCTCCGCGCCCATGCTGGGCAGCGCCACCGCCGCGACGCTCATCTCGGTGGTCACGACCAGCATCGCGACGGCGAGCGCCACCACGGGCGTCCACCTGGTCCTGACCTGCGTGTCCTGTGTCATGGACCGAAGCTATGAGCCGGTCGGGCCCGGTCGAATCCGTCACCTGACCAGTCAGGTGACAGATGCCCGCCGGTGCGCCCCGTTCCTAGCTTGGTGCCATGTCCGAGGGAGAGAACGTGATCAAGCTGGCGATCATCATCGGGAGCACCCGCAAGGGCCGGTTCGGCCCGGTGGTGGCGAACTGGTTCACCGAGCAGGCGAGGCAGCGGGCGGACGTGGCGGTCGACGTGCTCGACCTGGCCGACCTGGGGCTGCCCGACGTGCTGCACGGGTTCGGCGAGGAGCCCGCCGACGAGGTCAAGGCGGTGTCGCCGCGGCTGGCCGGCGCGGACGCGTTCGTCGTCGTCACGCCGGAGTACAACCACAGCTTCCCCGCGCCGCTGAAGAGCGCCATCGACTGGCACTACACCGAGTGGCAGGCCAAGCCGGTCGGGTTCGTGTCCTACGGCGGTGTCGCGGGCGGCCTGCGGGCCGTGGAGCAACTGCGGCAGGTGTTCGCCGAGCTGCACGCCGTCACGGTGCGCGACACGGTGAGCTTCCACGGCGCGTGGTCGCGGTTCGACGAGGAGGGCAGGCCGGTGGACGCCGAGGGCGTGAACGGCGCGGCCAAGACGATGCTGGACCAGCTCGTCTGGTGGGGCACCGCGCTGAGCGAGGCCCGCGCCAAGCGGCCGTACGGGGCCTGAGGTGCGGGCCGTCCGGCTGCACGCGTTCGGGGCGCCCGCCGAGCTGCGGTACGAGCGGGTCGCCGACCCGCGGCCGGGGCCGGGGCAGGTGCGGATCGCCGTGCGGGCCGCCGGGGTGCACCTGGTGGACGCGGTGCTCCGGCGGGGGTGCGCGGAGTGGCCGCCGAGGCCGGAGCTGCCCGTCGTGCCCGGCAGCGAGGTCGCCGGCGTGGTCGACGCGGTGGGGCCCGGCGTGCCCGGCTCGTGGCTGGGCGCGCGGGTCGTGACCCAGCTCGGGCTCGCCAGCGGCGGGTACGCGGAGCTGGCCGTGCGGGAGGTCGGCGCGCTGCACGTGATCCCGGACGGGCTCGCGTTCGACGCCGCCGTCGCCATGATCTGCACCGGCCGCACGGCGGTCGGGGTGCTGGCGGCGGCGGGACCCGCGCCGGACGACGTGGTGCTGGTCACGGCGGCGGCCGGCGGCGTGGGCCACCTGCTGGTGCAGGGCGCGTCCGGTGCGGGCGCGCACGTGGTCGGCCTCGTCGGGTGCGCGGAGAAGCGGAAGGCGGTGCTGCGGGCGGGCGCGGCGGCGGCGGTCGACTACCGGCGGCCGGGGTGGGCCGACGAGGTGCGGTCGGCGCTGGGCGGCCGGGAGGTGAGCGCGGTGCTGGACGGCGTGGGCGGCGAGCACGGGCGCGGCGCGGTGGAGCTGCTCGCGCCCGGCGGCCGGCTCGTCCTGTTCGGCGCGTCGTCGGGCACGCCGACCGAGGTGTCCACGGCGGACCTGTTCGACCGGGCGCTGACGGTGACCGCCGCCGTCGGCCCGCACGTCGCCCACCGGGCGGGCGGGCTGCGCGCGCTGGAGGCGCGGGCGCTGGCCGACGCGGCGGCCGGCCGGTTCACGCCCGTCACGCGGCGCTTCCCGCTGTCGGCGGCCTGCGAGGCGCACGACGCGCTGGAAGGCCGCCGCACGGTCGGCAAGGTCATCCTCGTCCCGGACGCCGGCTAGGGTCGTGGACGTGCTGCACGGACGGTCCTCGGAACTGGCGGTGGTCGATCGGCTCCTCGCCGACGCCCGCGCGGGGCGCAGCGGTGTGCTCGTCGTGCGCGGCGAGGCGGGCATCGGCAAGTCGGCGCTGCTCGACCACGCGGTGGCGGACGGCTTCCGCGTGCTGCGCGGCGTCGCCGTCGAGTCCGAGTCGGTGGTGCCGTTCGCCGGGCTGAACCTGCTGCTCGGCCGGGTCGTCGACCAGGCCGGGTCGCTGCCGCCCAACCAGGCGGCGGCGCTGCGCTCGGCGCTGGGCCTGGCACCGCCCGACGGCGGCCACTGCCACCTGGTCGGCCTCGCGGTGCTGACGCTGCTCGCCGACCTGGCCGAGCGGAGCCCGGTGGTGTGCCTGGTGGACGACGCGCACTGGCTCGACCCCGGCTCGGCCGCCGCGCTGCTGTTCGCGGCGCGGCGGCTGGAGGCGGAGGGCGTCGTGATGATCTTCGCGGCCCGCGACCTGCACGCGCCGCCGTTCCCCGCGCCCGGCCTGCCGGAGCTGCGGCTGACCGGGCTGTCCCCGGAGGACTCGGCGGCGCTGCTGGACGCGCACGCCGCCGACCTGCCCCGGTACGTGCGCGACCAGATCGCGGTCGAGGCGCGCGGCAACCCGCTGGCGCTGCTGGAGCTGCCCGCGGCGCAGCGGGAGGGCCACCTGCCCGCGGCCCACGCGCACCGGGTCGGCGCGCTGCCCACGCACAGCCGCATCCAGCAGACCTTCGCCGACCGCATCGGCGCGCTGCCCGCCGCGACGCGCGAGCTGCTGCTGGTGGCCGCCGCCGACGACACCGGCGACCCCGGCGTGGTCTTCAAGGCCGCCGCGCTGCTCGGCGTCGGGCCTGCCGACCTGGAACCGGCGGAGCGGCGGCAGCTCCTGCGCACCGCCGACGGCAGGCTGGTGTTCCGGCACCCGCTGATCCGCGCGGCGGCGTACCGGGGCGCGCCGCTCGTGCGGCGGCTGGCCGTGCACAGGGCGCTGGCCGAGGTCTCGGAGGACGCCTACCGCGGCGCGCTGCACCTGGCCGCCGCGACCACCGCGCCGGACGAGGACGTCGCGCGGGTGTTGGCGCGGTCCGCCGAGGACGCGCGCGGGCGTGGCGGGTACGCGGCCGTCGCGGCGGCCTACCAGCGCGCGGCGGAGCTGAGCCCGGACGTGGGCAGGCGGGGACGCCGGCTGACCGCCGCCGCCGGCGCGGCCGTGGAGGCGGGGCAGTTCGACCGCGCGGGCGCGCTCGCCGACCGGGCGGCGGACCTGCTCGACGACCCGCTGGAGCTGTCGCGGGTGGCGCACATCCGGGCGACCCTGGCCGGTGAGCAGGGCAGGTACGCCGAGGCCGCGACGCTGCTGTCGCGGGCCGCGCGCTGCGCCGCGCACGAGGACCGCGTGCTGGCAGGCGACCTGCTCTTCGCGGCGGCGCAGAACGCCTGGACCGCGCGGGACCTGGCCGCGGTCCGGGAGATCGACGCGCAGGCCGCCGGGCTGCCGGGCGCGTCCGAGGTGCACGCCCTCGCCCGCGCCGCGCTCGGGCTGGAGGGCGGCGACCTGGCCGACGCGCTCGCGGCGTTGCGCGAACTGGTGGCGGCGCGGCGCGAGGGGTGCCGGAGCAACGCGGTCCTCGCGTGGTGGTTGCTCCTGCTGGGCGACGACGAGGCGGCGTTCGACTGGGCGGCCGGGCTGGAGCGCGAGTCACGCGCCGCCGGCGCGCTGGGCGTGCTGCCGAGGGTGCAGGCGTACCTGGCGAGGGTGCTGCTGCACCTGGGGCGGTTCCGCGACGCCCGCGCGACCGCCGAGGAGGGCCTGCGGATCGCGGCCGACGTCGGCCAGGTGTTCAGCGTCGGCTTCCTGCACAGCGTGCTGGCCGAGCTGGCGGCGATCGAGGGCGACGAGGAGCGGTGCCGCGCGTCGGTGGCGCGGTTGACCGGCGGTCCGCCGCGCTCGATCCGGGCGGCGTGCGCGCTGGCGCTGCTGGACCTGGGGCTGGGCAGGCACGAGGCCGTGCTGGAGCGGCTGGCCGAGGTGGCGGGCGGCGCGTACCGGCTGTACGCGATCGGCAGCCTGCCGGACCTGGTGGAGGCGGCGGCGCGGGTCGGTCGGCCGGCCGTGGCCGAGGACGCGGCGGCCTGGTACGAGCGGTGGGCCGAGCACACCGGGCAGGCGTGGGCGCGGGCGGTGGCCAGGCGGTGCCGCGCCCTGCTCACCGACGAGGAGCGGTGGTTCACCGAGGCGGTGGAGCTGCACCGCGACTCGGGCCACCCGTTCGACCGGGCGCGGACCGGGCTGCTGTACGGCGAGTGGCTGCGCCGGGCCCGCCGCCGCAGCGAGGCGCGCGTCCACCTGCGCGCGGCGCTGGACGAGTTCGACCGGCTGGGCGCCACGCCGTGGGCCGCCCGCGCGCGTGCCGAGCTGCGGGCGACCGGCGAGAGCCGGTCCCGACCCGGTCCCGACCCGCTGAGCACCCTGACGCCGCAGGAGCTCCAGGTGGTGCGCCTGGCGGCGGAGGGGCTGAGCAACCGGGAGATCGGGGCGCAGCTGTTCCTGAGCCCGCGCACGGTCGGCTACCACCTCTACAAGGCGTACCCGAAGCTCGGTGTGGCGTCGCGCGTCGAACTGGGCCGGCTCGACCTGGGCGGCTGACCGCTGCCCCGCCGGCACCGGGCAGCGGATGACGGACGCGGTCGCGCGGCACCGCACCGCGTGGCGGCCTGGTCGCACACCTCGGCACACGGCACCGCACCACGCCAAGCGGCCGGCCTCCCGCACCACGCGGCACCGGGTCGCATCGCGCGGTTTCGCGCTGTGCCGGGCCGCGTCGTGCGCTCTCGTGCCGTGCCGGGGCTCGCGGTCCCGTGCGGTGCCGGGGCCTCGTGCCGGGTCGCACCGCCCGGCCCCGCACCGGGCCGCACCAGACCGCGCCGGGTCGCGCGGCAGCACATGCCGTCGCGCGCCTCGTCCCACTCGTTCACCGCACGCGCCCGATTGGTCTAGACCCATTGACTTGATCTCGCGGAGGTGCGCACGCTGGACGCCGGTCGCCGCCTGCCCAGAGGAGGTACCCCGTGAGACTCCGAGCAAGGGCGGCGCGCGCGCTCGCCGCCCTCGCGCTGCTGTGCGGCGCGACCGTCGTCTGGACCGCCGGCTCCCACCCGCCGCCGGCGACGGCCGCCGAGCCGCTCCGGAGCGTCGTGCCGGTACCGGCGTCCGTGCAGGCCGAGCCCGGCGTCACGCACGCGCTGAGCGCAGGCACCAGGATCTACACCGCGCCCGCCGCCCGCGGCGTCGGCGACTACCTCGCGGGCGTCCTGCGGCCGTCCACCGGCTACCCGTTCCCGGTCGAGGACACCACCGGCGCACCGGCCGACGGGATCGCCCTGCTGCTGGACGGCGCGCCGCCGGAGGTCGGCGACCAGGGCTACCGGCTCACCGCCACCGCGCGTGCGATCACGCTCCGCGCCACCACGGCGGCGGGCCTCTTCGCGGGCGTCCAGACGCTCCGGCAGCTGCTGCCCGGCAAGGTGGAGAGCCCCTCGCCGCAGACCGGTCCGTGGACCGTGCCCGGCGTGACGATCACCGACCACCCCCGGTTCGGGCACCGCGGCGCGATGCTCGACGTGGCGCGGCACTTCCACCCCGTGAGCACCGTCAAGCGCTACCTCGACCACCTGGCGCTCTACAAGGTCAACCACCTGCACCTGCACCTGACCGACGACCAGGGCTGGCGCATCGCCATCGACAGCTGGCCACGGCTGACCACCCACGGCGGCAGCACGCAGGTCGGCGGCGGTCCCGGCGGGTACTACACCAAGGCGCAGTACCAGGAGATCGTCGCGCACGCGGCGGCCCGGCACATCACCGTCATCCCCGAGGTGGACATGCCCGGCCACACGAACGCCGCGCTGTCCTCCTACGCCGAGCTGAACTGCAACGGCGTCGCGCCGGGCCTGCGCACGGACATCGCCGTCGGCTACAGCTCCCTGTGCGTCGGCAAGGACATCACCTACAAGTTCGTCGACGACGTGATCCGCGAGATCGCCGAGCTGACGCCCGGCCCGTACCTCCACATCGGCGGCGACGAGGCCAACGCCACCACCGACCAGGACTACCGGACCTTCATGACCAAGGTGCTGCCGCTCGTCGCCAAGCACGGCAAGAAGGTCATGGGCTGGCACGAGTTCGTGAAGACCACCACGGACACCTCGGCCGTGCCGCAGTATTGGGGCACGACGACGTCCAACGCCACCGTCCAGGCCGCCGCCGCGCGCGGGGCCAAGGTGCTCATGTCACCGGCCAACAAGGCGTACCTGGACATGAAGTACCACTCCGGCACCCCGCTCGGCCTGTCCTGGGCCGGGATGATCGAGGTGCAGGACGCCTACAACTGGAACCCCGGCACGCACCTCGGCGGGGTGCCCGAGACGGCCGTGCGGGGCGTCGAGGCTCCACTGTGGACGGAGACCGTCGTCACGCCCGCGCACATCGACTTCATGGCGTTCCCGCGCCTCGCGGCGATCGCCGAACTCGGCTGGTCGCCGTGGGCCACGCACAACTGGGACGCGTTCAAGGTCCGCCTCGGCGCACAGGCCCCGCGCTGGGCCGCCCTGGGCATCGACTTCTACCGGTCGACCCAGGTGCCCTGGGACAACGGGGGAACGACCAGCGTCACCACCACCACGACGACGTCCGGCGCGCCGTCGGGCAGTTGGGCGCCCTGGATCACC
Coding sequences:
- a CDS encoding MFS transporter — protein: MTQDTQVRTRWTPVVALAVAMLVVTTEMSVAAVALPSMGAELDVGPSATAWVLLAYTLPMAAIAIPVGRWVDRADVRLAFVVAMAGVGLGSVLTAVAPAFWVLLVGRVVQGVAASLVLAGYMPVVVAAVAPEQRGRAVGYVMTIMTIGGMAGAPLGGVVAGAFGWRSVFLMKLPLLVVVLWLVFRSLRGDGRGLPAPDRALWLEAALLGGAITALLLAFEDLPWLVAVGVALAVGWARLPASRPVVGLVRQRSLGLPVLALLLVAGLGGLTFLLVPYFVSDVLGGSPEDVGVALLVFVAGVGALAAVAGNLADRYGPWLVAVVGTAVTVVGLLALLPPVGSLFDLSWRLAVVGVGQGLFNAAISTLIMSVTPEGRAGAAGGISATARMLGATVGPAVAALAAGWGGNGAGGFRVGVAVLAAVVVAGGAALVAGRTR
- a CDS encoding NADPH-dependent FMN reductase, whose amino-acid sequence is MSEGENVIKLAIIIGSTRKGRFGPVVANWFTEQARQRADVAVDVLDLADLGLPDVLHGFGEEPADEVKAVSPRLAGADAFVVVTPEYNHSFPAPLKSAIDWHYTEWQAKPVGFVSYGGVAGGLRAVEQLRQVFAELHAVTVRDTVSFHGAWSRFDEEGRPVDAEGVNGAAKTMLDQLVWWGTALSEARAKRPYGA
- a CDS encoding zinc-binding dehydrogenase is translated as MRAVRLHAFGAPAELRYERVADPRPGPGQVRIAVRAAGVHLVDAVLRRGCAEWPPRPELPVVPGSEVAGVVDAVGPGVPGSWLGARVVTQLGLASGGYAELAVREVGALHVIPDGLAFDAAVAMICTGRTAVGVLAAAGPAPDDVVLVTAAAGGVGHLLVQGASGAGAHVVGLVGCAEKRKAVLRAGAAAAVDYRRPGWADEVRSALGGREVSAVLDGVGGEHGRGAVELLAPGGRLVLFGASSGTPTEVSTADLFDRALTVTAAVGPHVAHRAGGLRALEARALADAAAGRFTPVTRRFPLSAACEAHDALEGRRTVGKVILVPDAG
- a CDS encoding helix-turn-helix transcriptional regulator, with protein sequence MLHGRSSELAVVDRLLADARAGRSGVLVVRGEAGIGKSALLDHAVADGFRVLRGVAVESESVVPFAGLNLLLGRVVDQAGSLPPNQAAALRSALGLAPPDGGHCHLVGLAVLTLLADLAERSPVVCLVDDAHWLDPGSAAALLFAARRLEAEGVVMIFAARDLHAPPFPAPGLPELRLTGLSPEDSAALLDAHAADLPRYVRDQIAVEARGNPLALLELPAAQREGHLPAAHAHRVGALPTHSRIQQTFADRIGALPAATRELLLVAAADDTGDPGVVFKAAALLGVGPADLEPAERRQLLRTADGRLVFRHPLIRAAAYRGAPLVRRLAVHRALAEVSEDAYRGALHLAAATTAPDEDVARVLARSAEDARGRGGYAAVAAAYQRAAELSPDVGRRGRRLTAAAGAAVEAGQFDRAGALADRAADLLDDPLELSRVAHIRATLAGEQGRYAEAATLLSRAARCAAHEDRVLAGDLLFAAAQNAWTARDLAAVREIDAQAAGLPGASEVHALARAALGLEGGDLADALAALRELVAARREGCRSNAVLAWWLLLLGDDEAAFDWAAGLERESRAAGALGVLPRVQAYLARVLLHLGRFRDARATAEEGLRIAADVGQVFSVGFLHSVLAELAAIEGDEERCRASVARLTGGPPRSIRAACALALLDLGLGRHEAVLERLAEVAGGAYRLYAIGSLPDLVEAAARVGRPAVAEDAAAWYERWAEHTGQAWARAVARRCRALLTDEERWFTEAVELHRDSGHPFDRARTGLLYGEWLRRARRRSEARVHLRAALDEFDRLGATPWAARARAELRATGESRSRPGPDPLSTLTPQELQVVRLAAEGLSNREIGAQLFLSPRTVGYHLYKAYPKLGVASRVELGRLDLGG
- a CDS encoding family 20 glycosylhydrolase: MRLRARAARALAALALLCGATVVWTAGSHPPPATAAEPLRSVVPVPASVQAEPGVTHALSAGTRIYTAPAARGVGDYLAGVLRPSTGYPFPVEDTTGAPADGIALLLDGAPPEVGDQGYRLTATARAITLRATTAAGLFAGVQTLRQLLPGKVESPSPQTGPWTVPGVTITDHPRFGHRGAMLDVARHFHPVSTVKRYLDHLALYKVNHLHLHLTDDQGWRIAIDSWPRLTTHGGSTQVGGGPGGYYTKAQYQEIVAHAAARHITVIPEVDMPGHTNAALSSYAELNCNGVAPGLRTDIAVGYSSLCVGKDITYKFVDDVIREIAELTPGPYLHIGGDEANATTDQDYRTFMTKVLPLVAKHGKKVMGWHEFVKTTTDTSAVPQYWGTTTSNATVQAAAARGAKVLMSPANKAYLDMKYHSGTPLGLSWAGMIEVQDAYNWNPGTHLGGVPETAVRGVEAPLWTETVVTPAHIDFMAFPRLAAIAELGWSPWATHNWDAFKVRLGAQAPRWAALGIDFYRSTQVPWDNGGTTSVTTTTTTSGAPSGSWAPWITYPPDVTVEFNGVPYRCVQAHTSQPGWEPPNAPALWRRA